The Malus domestica chromosome 10, GDT2T_hap1 nucleotide sequence AACTTCCTCATGAAGGTCCTGCTGCTAGGCTGCTCCGTGGACTCCTCCTCGATCCTCTCTGTTCGAATTATGAGGTACACTGAGTCCTCCACTTCTACTTTTATGTCCTCTTTCCTCACACCTGCTCAAATCATATATAACAACCACCAAAACCAAAGTTTCACCGCTATTAAAAAAAGTGCGCGAAAATCACTTCATGAAAAAAGCAATAAAAGCGAAAaaccaacaaaagaaaagaaaaattgggTCGATTAATAATATTGTTACGTTGTTAAATACAAAGAACTTCCCTTCCATACAAAAGTGGATGCCTGTTGCGTTATCCCAAGCTAATCTCAAACTGTCACGTTAGACTGGTAAACGTGACAGTGCGTGATTTGCTTGAGATATTGCTGTCACAATCCAGCATCCAGTTGTATGTAAGTTTCTCTCGGAAACTAAGAGGGATGGTTGAAATTACCAGGGATGTCAGCCGAGAAAATGTGAGATTCAGGGGTCTCAGTCCAGTGCACATAGTTTTCTGGGACCAAATGGTATGGATAGATGAGATGAGAAGGGAAGACAGATTGGTAAGGATGGATGGCAGGGATCTCCATTGCTTTAGTTTACAAGAGCCAACAGAAGGAAGTGCTTTTGAGCCAACAAGAAGTGCTTTTGCAGAATGTTAAAATCTGCAATCCTAAAATGGGATGGATGAGGTAGGAGGTGCCTTCATAGGGAGGAAAAGGGTGGTCGTTGGTTAGCTTTTGTAGGCCCTACCCTAGCGGCCAAGTTGGGGCTTTGGGCAACTTGGACTTGAGGTTGGTTAACTTTGAGCCGTCATTTTTTATTGGCTATTATTCAAACTTTGACGCAACTTGTTCTTCCTTCTTTGGGTAAGTTGCTGAAAAGTTGTAATCTTGTGAGTTGCTAATTTAAAGAGAATATCATCCGCTTTTGTGGAGAGTACGTATTTGTAAAGTACTTATTATAATGGGTTGGTAAAATAGATACCTGAAAGGCAAGCCTCAAGTTTTTGAGCAAGATTCATGTTGACTGCCATATAGGATAGATCGATTGTGTTAATTTACGTGTT carries:
- the LOC103446712 gene encoding 15.4 kDa class V heat shock protein, translating into MEIPAIHPYQSVFPSHLIYPYHLVPENYVHWTETPESHIFSADIPGVRKEDIKVEVEDSVYLIIRTERIEEESTEQPSSRTFMRKFRLPGRVDIERISARYEDGVLTVTVPRSLRRAFFIEPADVPERLEVLARAA